The proteins below are encoded in one region of Pongo pygmaeus isolate AG05252 chromosome 20, NHGRI_mPonPyg2-v2.0_pri, whole genome shotgun sequence:
- the LOC129021012 gene encoding free fatty acid receptor 3-like: MGAGPDQSDFSGNHWFVFSVYLLTFLVGLPLNLLVLVVFVGKLRRRPVAVDVLLLNLTTSDLLLLLFLPFRMVEAASGMHWPLPFILCPLSGFIFFTTFYLTALFLAAVSIERFLSVAHPLWYKTRPRLGQAGLVSVACWLLASAHCSVIYVIEFSGDISHSQGTNGTCYLEFRKDQLAILLPVRLEMAVVLFVVPLIITSYCYSRLVWILGRGGSHRRQRRVAGLVAATLLNFLVCFGPYNVSHVVGYICGESPAWRIYVTLLSTLNSCVDPFVYYFSSSGFQADFHELLRRLCGPWGQWQQESSVELKEQKGGEEQREDRPAERKTSEHSQGCGTGGQVACAES; the protein is encoded by the coding sequence ATGGGTGCAGGCCCCGACCAGTCCGACTTCTCCGGCAATCACTGGTTTGTCTTCTCGGTGTACCTTCTCACTTTCCTGGTGGGGCTCCCCCTCAATCTGCTGGTCCTGGTGGTCTTCGTGGGCAAGCTGAGGCGCCGCCCGGTGGCTGTGGACGTGCTCCTGCTCAACCTGACCACCTCGGACCTGCTCCTGCTGCTGTTCCTGCCTTTCCGCATGGTGGAGGCAGCCAGTGGCATGCACTGGCCCCTGCCCTTCATCCTGTGCCCGCTCTCCGGATTCATCTTCTTCACCACCTTCTATCTCACCGCCCTATTCCTGGCAGCTGTGAGCATTGAGCGCTTCCTGAGTGTGGCCCACCCACTGTGGTACAAGACCCGGCCGAGGCTGGGACAGGCAGGTCTGGTGAGTGTGGCCTGTTGGCTGTtggcctctgctcactgcagtgtGATCTACGTCATAGAATTCTCAGGGGACATCTCCCACAGCCAGGGCACCAATGGGACCTGCTACCTGGAGTTCCGGAAGGACCAGCTAGCCATCCTCCTGCCCGTGCGGCTGGAGATGGCTGTGGTCCTCTTTGTGGTCCCCCTGATCATCACCAGCTACTGCTACAGCCGCCTGGTGTGGATCCTCGGCAGAGGGGGCAGCCACCGCCGGCAGAGGAGGGTGGCGGGGCTGGTGGCGGCCACGCTGCTCAACTTCCTTGTCTGCTTTGGGCCCTATAACGTGTCCCATGTCGTGGGCTATATCTGCGGTGAAAGCCCGGCGTGGAGGATCTACGTGACGCTTCTCAGCACCCTGAACTCCTGTGTCGACCCCTTTGTCTACTACTTCTCCTCCTCCGGGTTCCAAGCAGACTTTCATGAGCTGCTGAGGAGGCTGTGTGGGCCCTGGGGCCAGTGGCAGCAGGAGAGCAGTGTGGAGCTGAAGGagcagaagggaggggaggagcagAGAGAGGACCGACCAGCTGAAAGAAAGACCAGTGAACACTCACAGGGCTGTGGAACTGGTGGCCAGGTGGCCTGTGCTGAAAGCTAG
- the FFAR3 gene encoding free fatty acid receptor 3, with the protein MGVGPDQSDFSGNHWFVFSVYLLTFLVGLPLNLLALVVFVGKLRRRPVAVDVLLLNLTTSDLLLLLFLPFRMVEAANGLHWPLPFILCPLSGFIFFTTFYLTALFLAAVSIERFLSVAHPLWYKTRPRLGQAGLVSVACWLLASAHCSVVYVIEFSGDISHSQGTNGTCYLEFRKDQLAILLPVRLEMAVVLFVVPLIITSYCYSRLVWILGRGGSHRRQRRVAGLVAATLLNFLVCFGPYNVSHVVGYICGESPTWRIYVTLLSTLNSCVDPFVYYFSSSGFQADFHELLRRLCGLWGQWQQESSVELKEQKGGEEQREDRPAERKTSEHSQGCGTGGQVACAES; encoded by the coding sequence ATGGGTGTAGGCCCCGACCAGTCCGACTTCTCCGGCAATCACTGGTTTGTCTTCTCGGTGTACCTTCTCACTTTCCTGGTGGGGCTCCCCCTCAATCTGCTGGCCCTGGTGGTCTTTGTGGGCAAGCTGCGGCGACGCCCGGTGGCCGTGGACGTGCTCCTGCTCAACCTGACCACCTCGGACCTGCTCCTGCTGCTGTTCCTGCCTTTCCGCATGGTGGAGGCAGCCAATGGCTTGCACTGGCCCCTGCCCTTCATCCTGTGCCCGCTCTCCGGATTCATCTTCTTCACCACCTTCTATCTCACCGCCCTATTCCTGGCAGCTGTGAGCATTGAGCGCTTCCTGAGTGTGGCCCACCCACTGTGGTACAAGACCCGGCCGAGGCTGGGACAGGCAGGTCTGGTGAGTGTGGCCTGCTGGCTGTtggcctctgctcactgcagtgtGGTCTACGTCATAGAATTCTCAGGGGACATCTCCCACAGCCAGGGCACCAATGGGACCTGCTACCTGGAGTTCCGGAAGGACCAGCTAGCCATCCTCCTGCCCGTGCGGCTGGAGATGGCTGTGGTCCTCTTTGTGGTCCCCCTGATCATCACCAGCTACTGCTACAGCCGCCTGGTGTGGATCCTCGGCAGAGGGGGCAGCCACCGCCGGCAGAGGAGGGTGGCGGGGCTGGTGGCGGCCACGCTGCTCAACTTCCTTGTCTGCTTTGGGCCCTATAACGTGTCCCATGTCGTGGGCTATATCTGCGGTGAAAGCCCGACGTGGAGGATCTACGTGACGCTTCTCAGCACCCTGAACTCCTGTGTCGACCCCTTTGTCTACTACTTCTCCTCCTCCGGGTTCCAAGCAGACTTTCATGAGCTGCTGAGGAGGCTGTGTGGGCTCTGGGGCCAGTGGCAGCAGGAGAGCAGTGTGGAGCTGAAGGagcagaagggaggggaggagcagAGAGAGGACCGACCAGCTGAAAGAAAGACCAGTGAACACTCACAGGGCTGTGGAACTGGTGGCCAGGTGGCCTGTGCTGAAAGCTAG